AATCGTTCTACTTTCCCCAAGATTGAAGGTAAATATGAAAAATGAAAAGAATTTTAAAGAGATGTCAATCACAGGAATCGCCTCGGACACACGTAATATGCAACCCGTTGTAGTTCTCAAAGAAAAAAACGGAGACCGAGAGTTGTATATCTGGATTGGGCCGGTCGAAGCCATGGCACTGCAAAGAGCAATTAACAAGGAAGTCTATCAGCGCCCGCTCACGCATGAACTCTTGAGATCTATAATAGACAAGACCGGCACCCGAATCGAGCACATAGAAATAGACGATCTCCGGGATCATACGTATTACGCTACCATCTATTTAAAGAACGCTGAATCCAAATTGGTTACGGTTGATGCTCGACCGTCCGATTCACTGGTTCTGGCAACATGGATGGGAGTTCCCATATTCGTTAGTGAAAAAGTGATCGAAGGAATGACACAGGCTGAGCAAGAAGAGGCCCCCAAGCACAAGATCATCTTCACCCAGGAAGACATTGAGCAAACTGACGAGGAACTGACTAAAATCCTCGAGAGAATCAACCCTGACGATCTGGGGAACGCTTGACGTCTGTTTACAATCTCAGTTGCCAACAGAACCGGGGATAATCTCCGGTTTTTTTTATCTTTTGTCTGTAATTCCCATGAATCGCGATCGCATGAAAAAACTGCTCTTGAGTATGTACCGACAATTGGTCGCTGTTTTCGGGAA
The sequence above is a segment of the Desulfomonile tiedjei DSM 6799 genome. Coding sequences within it:
- a CDS encoding bifunctional nuclease family protein, which encodes MKNEKNFKEMSITGIASDTRNMQPVVVLKEKNGDRELYIWIGPVEAMALQRAINKEVYQRPLTHELLRSIIDKTGTRIEHIEIDDLRDHTYYATIYLKNAESKLVTVDARPSDSLVLATWMGVPIFVSEKVIEGMTQAEQEEAPKHKIIFTQEDIEQTDEELTKILERINPDDLGNA